The genomic region CAGCTCGTCGGTGAGCTCGTCGTTGCCGTTGCCTAGCAGGACGTCGATCATATCACGTGGATGAGTCCCACCACGCAGATCGTCGCCTTCCGAcatcatcttcttcctcttctcttGGATGATCGTTTTTATCAACTTTGTCATCCTCTTCTTAGCCTGCTCTGGGTAGTGTTTGTTGATACCATATATAGCACACATATATGAAGCTTAATTAGAGGAGGAAATTAATCCAAACAGCCCTATATATAGTTACCGCAGTTCAACTCATTGCAAAGaagtatatatatagagagagagagagaggtaaaAAAAATAGGGTTCCCGGTGTTTACCTTGAGGGATCTATAGAGTTGAGTCCCCGGAAGCTTAACCGGAAGTGATATCAAACCGGCAATGAATTCTTGAAACTGTTGCCTGAGGTACTGCATCTTGTCCCCTTCCTCTAACCCTATCAGCGCCCTCACTAGGATTTCGAACACAATCTACAGAACAACGCATGAAATTGATAAAAATCTACTGTTAGaagagctagctagctagcttaaTTTTAAAAAAAGGACAGACCGAATAATGCGGTAGACTCCCACTGTCCCACATGAGTAGGGGTCTAGAGAATAGATAAACTAAATCAAGTCTTTTCGCTACAAATACCGAGAAGCTGTTTTGAACCCCATAACCTAATGACTTGTGAGGCAACTTTCACTACTGTACCATGCTTGTCCTTCGTCACAGTTGAGTTTATTAAAAGTTCGTCAATAAGAACCATAAACCAATTAATACTATCGGAATCCAGATCTTTACCGAGTGCTCGAGGCTTTGCTGAGTGTTTTTTATCGGACATTCGGCAAAGAACTATTTATCCGCACTCGGTAAGGTTACACTCTCGGTAACGACCACGTTTACCGAGAGTAAATGCACGGCAAACGACGACGCTCGGCAAAGTGTTTTCTAGACTCGGTAAAGAAGCGGTTTTCGGCAGTGTAACCAAATTACGGTTGCCTTTAAAATAAATGTCAAAGGGGATGTAAACATTGCAGACTACATGCTCTGATTCGTCCACGAATACCAGGGACTGTGTGAGGATGACATATACATGTGTGGTTCCAAGCTGTGGATATTAATATTCCTTGCGACCGCAATACTGTCCATGTGTAGATACGGACAAACGCTAACTCCCGGAGCGGCGAAGCATCAATACTGACGTCGCATGTCGCATCCAGACGCACGCATGGCACGGCGCGCGCCCATGGATTCCGCGGGAGGGACCGGGAGGGTAGCGACATGGAGCGCGCGCGTGCGCACGAGAACCGGCACACGCGCGCAGTACGTATGCTGGCGCCGGCCCAGGGTGGAAAAAACGCGCAGCTCTTAGCATCGTCTACGTGCATGCAGTATGGACACAGGTACTGTACTGGGTCGGCAGTGGGCAGgcactaataataataataataattgtaGTCAACAAGGCAGCAGGAGGGAAGGAGGAAGACGACGGGGTGCTGGCGTCGCGTCGCGCGTCGCGTCACGTACCGACTTGGCCTCGTTCTGCACACGCACGGGCATACCACCGCTGTCGTCGCCCATGCTCCGATGGCGCCGCCTGCCCCACATGTCCATGGCGCGGCCGACGCGGCGCTGCATGTCCAGGGTGACCTGCGCCTTGAGCTGCGGCGACTTGAAGAAGGCGCCCGCGAGGCCGTGCACCCGGCGCTGGAGGCCGCCGCCGAGCACTAGGATGGACGATTGCCCCATCAGCTCCATGAGCGATCGCGGGTACCATGGAACGAACGCCGACGCGTCGGCCTGCAGCACCGCGCGGCTCACCTCCGGGTCCGAGCTCACCACCGCCGGCGACCCCCACAGGTGCGACTTGAACACCTTCCCGTACCTGTGACATCGAGCAGTCGAtcggtcgtcgtcgtcgtcctcgcctcGGTCAATCTCAGTTCTTGCCAAAGTATATATTAAAGGACGTACGGGCCGGGAAGGAATTAATTAGAAAGATTTTTTTTTCTAATCTAATCTATACTCTACTCACAAGACGCGGCGTTTCTCGACGAAGGACTCCGGGCGAGGCGAGTACGCGGCCCGGATGAACGCCAGCGTCTCGCCGAGGAGCGGCCACCCGAGCGAGCCGGCAGGGAGCCGTGCTCCTCCGGCAGCACCAGCACCTACCTGCCGCCGCCCCTTGATAATTCCTGAAGAACAGGCACGGGGGACGAAGAGCCGCACGATGACGGCGGCGAGGAGCAGCGCCGCCGTGGCAGAGCCGACGACGGACGCTGGCCAAGAACAACCACCACCTCTGATGGGACACATCGCGCGCGTTCCGGATGGTGGGTGGGCTCGTGGTTTCTGATCGCCGATCTCGCCGGACGCTGTGTGTTGCAACTTGCAACACCAGGGAAAAGGGTGAGGCCTCAGCGCCTCTATTATAAAGTCTAAACTAGAAGAGTGCTTCTAATGGAAGGAGAGCCTGAACCGCGGCCGACGGCCGGGATAGAGTGGCGTCCGGCCGGCTATGAAACTGCCCAGAGAATCTTGCTTCaaatattttattttattattattatttaataCTTATCAAGGGCTAGTGCGTTCCATAAATGCTAATAGTTACGTGCTAGCAGCTAAAAATGAGTAACAAACTTGCTTGTCTCCAAACAAAATTATGTGGGTCATGAAATTTGTTCGGCAGTCTTGTTGATGCTGTTTGGTTAAAAAGGTATATCATTTCAAGTTGCGTAGcttatagggtgtttggtttttaTAGACTACATTTTAGTCTCttcgttttattttattttagtctatAAATTATCAAATACCGAAACTAAAATTATATTTCAGTTTCTAAATACATTAAATGCAACGCAAAAAGACCGAAATACATTTTTTTCTTGTTTCACACCAGTTTTCTAGCAAGAGCAATTAAAATAAATGTTGCTCTTTAATCACTTTTATCACTCATGTGAGGGCCTAGATACTAAAGCCAATTAATCTATAATTTAGTCGTCCCATTTGACAAATAAGGACTAAACTGAACTAAAAATCAGTGATTAAAGATTAATCCCTAGAAAACCAAACACTCCCTAGTCGGCATGTTGATCCATCACGTTGTGGCGATAATTGGGTCGTTAGAGAAGAGCTAGCACAGCTTGGTTTCAACCAAAGGAGAACAAGCAGGCGACGGGGGCGGGGACCACATTTTGGCTGCAATCATGCCTTCCACGCGTTCGTTGTGATATGTATGGTGTGTGCGCCGTATGATCGATGCATGATTATATTAGTCGAGACCAGAGCAGAGTGGTTGTTGGCCATCGCTACCACTCAAATAAACGCACCGAAGCATATATCGGGCCAAGCGCTCTCTTTCCTCGACTACCTAGGCATGCATGTCATAGAGCATCACATGACCATTTGAACCCGGACATGTAGTACCTTCTTTTCGTTTGGGGAGAGAGATTTTTGTTTTTGTTACATGAACATATATATGGTCTTTCGAGCAACTCTGCCTCAACATTGGGCCCCCTACTCATTTAATTTAGCAACTTGttctatttgtttagggcctaaaTACAGATGTTCAATCTAATCGTGGACCCTAAAAACCCCTCCCCTCTGTTTCTCCCACTCGGCCCCCGTTGCCATTTTGGCGTagcatttttttttttttttttttttgctgtgAAGACATTTTTGCTACTTCTGAAAGGAGCACAGCACATTTTTGCTACTTCTGATACAAATTGGGTGAAATATGGTGTCTAGCTAATCAGTATATATATCTCGCAGCCAGTCATTGGGAAACATATGGCGTCTAGCATCTGTTTCAAACTATAATTCAGACTAGGAATCTCATAAATATTATTAATTAGTGAACTGCTATACAAACATAGTGAACTGTTATACAAACAGATGGCGTCTAGCTAGCATCAGTATATGTTGCAGCCAGCGAACTGCTATACAAACAGAACCTCCAGTACTTAACTTATGAGATTGAAAGAGTAGTATATGCAAAAACATAGTGAACAACTAAGAAAACAGAAGCTCCAACAATGTCTGAATGACATTTCAGAAATGAGCAGAAGCAGTTCAGAACTTCAACGATATAGTAATCAATCAATACTGTCGAAATCATTCCTGCAAGAATTTATAACAGAAGCTCCAATACTATCAAAATCGTTCCTACAAACTTATTCTTACTTCTCTAAAATTCAAATATGAGACGCCGACGGCCGTGCACATGCATGGGGGAACGAGGCCGACCATCCATCGCACTTGAGAACCGGAGAAGGTGGGCACGAGGACAACTCACGTACCAGGGGAACCA from Zea mays cultivar B73 chromosome 6, Zm-B73-REFERENCE-NAM-5.0, whole genome shotgun sequence harbors:
- the LOC103630138 gene encoding cytochrome P450 90D2 isoform X1; protein product: MCPIRGGGCSWPASVVGSATAALLLAAVIVRLFVPRACSSGIIKGRRQVGAGAAGGARLPAGSLGWPLLGETLAFIRAAYSPRPESFVEKRRVLTEIDRGEDDDDDRSTARCHRYGKVFKSHLWGSPAVVSSDPEVSRAVLQADASAFVPWYPRSLMELMGQSSILVLGGGLQRRVHGLAGAFFKSPQLKAQVTLDMQRRVGRAMDMWGRRRHRSMGDDSGGMPVRVQNEAKSIVFEILVRALIGLEEGDKMQYLRQQFQEFIAGLISLPVKLPGTQLYRSLKAKKRMTKLIKTIIQEKRKKMMSEGDDLRGGTHPRDMIDVLLGNGNDELTDELISDNMIDFMIPAEDSVPVLITLAVKYLSECPQALQQLEEENMELKRQKSGAGETLEWTDYMSLAFTQHVITETLRMGNIINGIMRKAVRDVEVRGHLVPKGWRVLVYFRAVHLDAAVHDDPHAFNPWRWKERPDVVAMSGGGGGGFTPFGGGQRLCPGLDLARLEASIFLHHLVTNFRWVAEEDTVVNFPTVRLKRGMPIAVTPRTC
- the LOC103630138 gene encoding cytochrome P450 90D2 isoform X2; the protein is MCPIRGGGCSWPASVVGSATAALLLAAVIVRLFVPRACSSGIIKGRRQVGAGAAGGARLPAGSLGWPLLGETLAFIRAAYSPRPESFVEKRRVLYGKVFKSHLWGSPAVVSSDPEVSRAVLQADASAFVPWYPRSLMELMGQSSILVLGGGLQRRVHGLAGAFFKSPQLKAQVTLDMQRRVGRAMDMWGRRRHRSMGDDSGGMPVRVQNEAKSIVFEILVRALIGLEEGDKMQYLRQQFQEFIAGLISLPVKLPGTQLYRSLKAKKRMTKLIKTIIQEKRKKMMSEGDDLRGGTHPRDMIDVLLGNGNDELTDELISDNMIDFMIPAEDSVPVLITLAVKYLSECPQALQQLEEENMELKRQKSGAGETLEWTDYMSLAFTQHVITETLRMGNIINGIMRKAVRDVEVRGHLVPKGWRVLVYFRAVHLDAAVHDDPHAFNPWRWKERPDVVAMSGGGGGGFTPFGGGQRLCPGLDLARLEASIFLHHLVTNFRWVAEEDTVVNFPTVRLKRGMPIAVTPRTC